One genomic segment of Intestinimonas butyriciproducens includes these proteins:
- the ispD gene encoding 2-C-methyl-D-erythritol 4-phosphate cytidylyltransferase, whose amino-acid sequence MAPIFDRLRRRRADMPFCTAVVPAAGSSTRMEGQDKILLTLGDYPVLVRTLQALEACTRIQEIVVVTREDLIVPVSQLCRDFALEKVTHIVTGGTTRTQSVLNGIREASPQAGLIAIHDGARPFVTQEVLEEVIDRAAQCGAAAPAVPVTDTVKRAMNGIVEETVDRDTLFAVQTPQVFEASLIKAALQRAVEEGVTLTDDCAAVERLGMTVALTRGDRANIKLTTPTDLDLGLGILNGRGEFV is encoded by the coding sequence ATGGCCCCGATTTTTGACCGTCTGCGGCGGAGAAGGGCGGATATGCCCTTCTGTACTGCAGTAGTGCCCGCAGCCGGATCCTCTACCCGCATGGAGGGACAGGATAAGATACTGCTCACTTTGGGAGATTATCCTGTGCTCGTCCGTACTTTGCAGGCCCTGGAGGCATGTACGCGGATTCAGGAGATCGTGGTGGTGACCCGAGAAGATCTCATCGTTCCGGTCAGCCAGCTGTGCCGGGATTTTGCTCTGGAGAAGGTCACCCATATCGTGACCGGAGGCACTACCCGCACGCAGTCTGTACTCAACGGTATCCGCGAAGCAAGCCCTCAGGCGGGGCTGATTGCCATTCATGACGGCGCCCGTCCTTTTGTCACGCAGGAGGTGCTGGAAGAGGTCATTGACCGGGCCGCGCAGTGCGGTGCAGCGGCACCGGCCGTTCCTGTTACGGATACAGTGAAGCGTGCCATGAACGGCATAGTGGAGGAGACGGTGGACCGGGATACGCTGTTTGCGGTGCAGACCCCTCAGGTATTCGAGGCATCTCTGATCAAGGCTGCCCTGCAACGTGCGGTGGAGGAGGGGGTCACCTTGACCGACGACTGTGCCGCAGTGGAGCGGCTGGGCATGACGGTAGCCCTCACCCGCGGGGACCGGGCCAATATAAAGCTTACCACCCCTACTGATCTGGATTTGGGGCTGGGAATTCTCAATGGAAGAGGGGAGTTCGTGTGA
- a CDS encoding CarD family transcriptional regulator gives MFQVGDKIVHPMHGAGVIDSIVTKKVNGVVRDYYILKLPVGGMLVMIPTSNSEEIGVRPVVDKDEADRLIASMPDIEVDMTQNWNRRYRENMMRIKSGDLLEVAKVVKGLMLRDVDRGLSTGERKMLHSAKQILISELVLSQNTSYEDVEARINTALA, from the coding sequence ATGTTTCAGGTAGGAGATAAGATCGTTCATCCGATGCATGGTGCCGGTGTCATTGATAGCATCGTCACCAAAAAGGTCAATGGGGTTGTGAGGGACTATTATATTTTGAAGCTTCCGGTGGGCGGGATGCTGGTCATGATTCCCACCAGCAATAGCGAGGAAATTGGCGTCCGCCCCGTGGTGGACAAGGATGAGGCGGATCGGCTCATTGCCTCCATGCCTGACATCGAGGTGGACATGACCCAGAATTGGAACCGCCGTTATCGGGAGAATATGATGCGGATCAAAAGCGGCGATCTGCTGGAAGTTGCCAAAGTAGTCAAGGGCCTGATGCTTCGCGATGTGGACCGTGGACTCTCCACAGGGGAACGGAAGATGCTCCACTCGGCAAAACAGATCTTGATTTCCGAGCTGGTCCTCTCTCAAAATACCAGCTACGAAGATGTAGAGGCCCGCATAAATACGGCGCTGGCGTAA
- a CDS encoding bifunctional 4-hydroxy-3-methylbut-2-enyl diphosphate reductase/30S ribosomal protein S1, translating into MRLELARSAGFCYGVRRAVELAELAADREKPCYMLGPVIHNDHVTAHLEEKGIVCLPDVRDIPPGTAVILRSHGEGKAVYDALAAKGCKTIDAACPNVTKIHRLVERAEESGRQPVIIGVPTHPEVVAIAGWCRSPVVLEDADALEGWLDECPERRSKALAFVSQTTSTQKIWDACREKVKKECTNAEIFDTICSATYVRQSEAQELAARCDAMIVIGDRKSSNTRRLAELCRALCPRVVAIEGAEELEPSSFQGMASIGITAGASTPGWIIKEVYDKMSDEIMEIEESFADLLEKSIKTLNTGEKVTGVVTEITPTEIYVDLGTKHAGYIPVSELSDDPTVKVEDIVKIGDEIETYVMRVNDAEGVVTLSKKRLDTVKSWDDVEQAREEGTIVEGVVTEENKGGVVASVKGVRVFIPASQTGLPRDAAMSDLLKKKVRMKITEVNRARRRVVGSIRAVEQAERAEKSAKVWAEIENGKRYSGVVKSLTSYGAFVDIGGVDGMVHISELSWSRIKHPSEVVSVGDPAEVYVISFDPEKKKISLGMKDRSQDPWTVFTSKYGVGDVATVKVVKLMTFGAFAEIVPGVDGLIHISQIADHRIDKPGDVLSEGQMVDVKITDIDMENKKVSLSVRALLEDAREAKAQEGDDAVVATSDDEGTEVAPGAVEE; encoded by the coding sequence ATGAGGCTGGAACTCGCAAGGTCCGCCGGGTTTTGTTACGGCGTCCGGCGGGCGGTGGAGCTGGCTGAGTTGGCTGCCGACCGTGAGAAGCCATGCTATATGCTTGGCCCTGTTATCCATAACGATCATGTGACGGCGCATTTGGAGGAAAAGGGTATTGTCTGCCTTCCGGACGTCAGGGATATCCCTCCGGGCACCGCTGTGATTCTCCGTTCCCATGGAGAGGGAAAGGCGGTATACGACGCACTGGCGGCCAAGGGGTGCAAGACCATTGACGCCGCATGCCCCAATGTCACAAAGATTCACCGCCTTGTGGAGCGCGCAGAGGAAAGCGGCAGGCAGCCTGTCATCATCGGCGTCCCTACCCATCCCGAGGTGGTCGCTATTGCCGGATGGTGCCGCTCTCCCGTCGTGCTGGAGGATGCGGACGCCCTGGAGGGCTGGCTGGATGAGTGCCCGGAGCGCCGCAGCAAAGCGCTGGCATTTGTGTCCCAAACGACCTCAACACAGAAAATTTGGGATGCGTGCAGAGAAAAAGTAAAAAAAGAGTGTACAAACGCTGAAATTTTTGATACAATATGCAGTGCTACGTATGTACGGCAATCGGAGGCACAGGAACTGGCCGCCCGCTGCGATGCAATGATCGTCATCGGGGACCGAAAAAGCTCCAATACCAGACGGCTGGCCGAGCTGTGCCGCGCACTCTGCCCCAGAGTGGTCGCTATAGAGGGGGCGGAGGAGCTGGAACCTTCCTCTTTTCAGGGGATGGCTTCTATTGGAATCACTGCGGGCGCTTCCACGCCCGGGTGGATTATAAAGGAGGTCTATGACAAAATGAGCGACGAAATCATGGAGATCGAGGAGTCCTTTGCTGATCTGCTGGAGAAATCGATCAAAACTTTAAATACAGGAGAGAAGGTCACCGGTGTCGTTACTGAGATCACGCCCACAGAGATTTACGTGGACCTGGGCACGAAGCATGCCGGTTACATCCCTGTATCCGAGCTGAGCGACGATCCCACTGTGAAAGTGGAGGATATCGTGAAGATCGGCGACGAGATCGAGACCTATGTCATGCGCGTCAATGACGCCGAGGGCGTGGTCACCCTGTCCAAGAAGCGTCTGGATACTGTGAAGAGCTGGGACGACGTGGAACAGGCCCGTGAGGAGGGCACCATTGTCGAGGGCGTCGTCACTGAGGAGAATAAGGGTGGCGTAGTCGCTTCCGTCAAGGGTGTTCGTGTGTTCATTCCCGCCTCTCAGACCGGGCTGCCCCGTGACGCCGCCATGAGCGACCTGCTGAAGAAGAAGGTCCGCATGAAGATTACAGAGGTCAATCGGGCCCGCCGCCGTGTCGTGGGCTCTATCCGTGCTGTGGAGCAGGCGGAGCGTGCCGAGAAGTCTGCCAAAGTGTGGGCTGAGATTGAAAATGGGAAGCGTTATTCCGGTGTGGTAAAGTCCCTGACCTCTTACGGCGCCTTTGTAGACATCGGCGGCGTGGATGGCATGGTCCACATCTCCGAGCTCTCCTGGAGCCGCATCAAGCACCCCTCTGAGGTGGTAAGTGTGGGGGATCCCGCAGAGGTGTACGTGATTTCCTTCGATCCTGAGAAGAAGAAGATTTCTCTGGGTATGAAGGATCGGAGTCAGGACCCCTGGACCGTATTCACCTCTAAGTACGGTGTGGGTGACGTGGCGACCGTCAAGGTCGTAAAGCTGATGACTTTTGGTGCTTTTGCTGAGATCGTCCCTGGCGTGGACGGGCTGATTCATATCTCTCAGATCGCCGACCACCGTATTGATAAGCCCGGAGATGTGCTCTCTGAGGGACAGATGGTGGATGTCAAAATTACCGACATCGATATGGAGAACAAGAAGGTCTCTCTGTCCGTCCGCGCCCTGCTGGAGGACGCCCGCGAGGCCAAGGCGCAGGAGGGCGATGACGCCGTGGTCGCGACCTCTGATGACGAGGGTACCGAAGTGGCTCCCGGCGCTGTTGAGGAATAA
- a CDS encoding lysophospholipid acyltransferase family protein has product MRMFYAVIYTIIWPFFNLVHPHRAIGREHIPEGGVLVCGNHTSLSDPLFLAFAFHKKYQLRPMAKAELLRVPFIGWILKRVGVFGVERGKSDVGAIKQAMKYLKEGEKVLLYPEGTRVRASRGEESEPKTGAAMLAVRCGVPILPVYVPEKKRWFGRTPVVIGEPYLPHVESRKGTQEEYEAITADLMARIRALEVQTI; this is encoded by the coding sequence ATGAGAATGTTCTATGCGGTGATCTACACGATCATCTGGCCTTTTTTCAACTTGGTTCATCCCCATCGCGCCATTGGGAGGGAGCATATCCCGGAGGGTGGCGTACTGGTCTGCGGCAATCACACATCGCTGTCGGATCCCCTGTTCTTGGCGTTTGCCTTTCATAAAAAGTATCAACTCCGCCCGATGGCCAAGGCGGAGCTCCTGCGGGTACCGTTTATCGGATGGATTTTAAAGCGGGTCGGCGTGTTCGGCGTGGAACGGGGCAAATCCGACGTGGGCGCCATCAAGCAGGCCATGAAATATCTGAAAGAGGGAGAGAAGGTCCTCCTCTACCCGGAGGGGACCCGGGTCCGCGCCAGCCGCGGAGAGGAGAGCGAACCCAAAACCGGGGCGGCCATGCTGGCGGTGCGGTGCGGCGTCCCCATTCTCCCTGTGTATGTGCCGGAAAAAAAGCGCTGGTTTGGACGGACGCCCGTGGTTATCGGCGAGCCCTATCTGCCTCATGTGGAGTCCCGCAAGGGAACGCAGGAGGAGTATGAGGCCATCACGGCCGACCTGATGGCGCGGATTCGGGCGCTGGAGGTACAGACGATATGA
- the cmk gene encoding (d)CMP kinase, with translation MGFISVAVDGPSGAGKSTMAKRLAEALGYVYVDTGAIYRTLGLLARRSGTDPEDAQAVSELLKRADIQLRYEADGLQHMLLSGEDVTAEIRLPEISQYASAVSAQPAVRAFLLDMQRDMAKHFNVIMDGRDIGTVVLPDAQAKIFLTATPEDRASRRCAELEDRGTPQDYETVLAEIVERDRKDSTRAAAPLRRAEDAVLVDTTGKSLDESFAILLDAIRRKLEA, from the coding sequence ATGGGTTTTATAAGTGTCGCGGTAGACGGTCCGTCCGGAGCGGGGAAGAGCACCATGGCCAAACGTCTGGCCGAGGCATTGGGCTATGTATACGTGGATACAGGGGCGATCTACCGCACGCTGGGCCTTCTCGCCCGGAGAAGCGGTACAGATCCGGAGGACGCGCAGGCAGTGAGTGAACTGCTGAAGCGGGCAGATATCCAGCTCCGCTACGAAGCAGATGGGCTGCAGCATATGTTATTGTCAGGGGAGGATGTGACGGCCGAGATCCGGCTGCCCGAGATATCTCAGTATGCCTCGGCAGTGTCGGCCCAGCCGGCGGTGCGGGCTTTCCTGTTGGACATGCAGCGGGACATGGCAAAGCATTTCAATGTGATCATGGATGGAAGAGACATCGGCACGGTGGTTCTTCCGGATGCACAGGCCAAGATATTTCTTACCGCGACCCCAGAGGACAGGGCCTCCCGCCGCTGTGCCGAGCTGGAGGACCGGGGCACGCCTCAGGATTATGAGACGGTGCTGGCGGAGATCGTGGAGCGGGACCGCAAGGACAGCACACGTGCCGCGGCTCCGCTCCGAAGGGCGGAAGATGCCGTTCTGGTGGATACCACGGGGAAATCCCTGGATGAGAGCTTTGCGATACTGCTGGACGCCATCAGGAGGAAGCTGGAAGCATGA
- a CDS encoding NAD(P)/FAD-dependent oxidoreductase → MTGQKRTIVVIGGGAAGMLAALTAAQKGASVTLLERNQKVGRKLYITGKGRCNLTNDCSVQEVLANIPRNSRFLTSAVTRFPPSEVKTLFSSLGVPLKTERGNRVFPQSDRAADIIDALFFALRRQRVSIVQDRAQHILVQEGRVRGVKAEHGTYGCDAAILATGGCSYPLTGSTGDGYEMAGELGHTILPAKPSLIPLIMEGDECPRMQGLSLRNVGLKVKSHKGKLIYQEQGELLFTHFGLSGPLILSASAHMRDFEREHYTVSIDLKPALDEQTLDARLVREFAEQSNRAFHNVLERLVPRLLIPILVERAEIPAETPANSITRSQRRRLLELLKGLSFTVEGPRGVEDAIVTSGGVKVSEVDPHTMESKLVKGLFLAGELLDADGYTGGFNLQIAWATGRAAGEAAADMER, encoded by the coding sequence TTGACGGGACAAAAAAGAACGATTGTCGTAATAGGGGGAGGCGCCGCGGGCATGCTCGCGGCGCTGACTGCTGCTCAGAAAGGGGCTTCCGTGACGCTGCTGGAGCGCAACCAGAAGGTGGGCCGGAAGCTTTATATCACAGGTAAGGGGCGGTGTAATCTGACCAATGACTGCTCCGTTCAGGAGGTCCTTGCCAACATACCCCGAAACAGCCGCTTTCTCACCAGCGCCGTCACCCGTTTTCCACCTTCCGAGGTAAAGACGCTTTTTTCCAGCTTGGGTGTTCCGCTGAAGACGGAGCGGGGCAATCGGGTTTTTCCGCAGTCGGATAGGGCCGCGGACATCATCGACGCACTTTTCTTTGCCCTGCGGAGACAGCGGGTCTCCATTGTGCAGGACAGGGCGCAGCATATCCTAGTTCAGGAGGGCCGGGTTCGGGGCGTAAAGGCGGAGCACGGCACTTATGGCTGTGACGCCGCGATTCTCGCCACCGGAGGCTGCTCCTACCCACTGACCGGCTCCACCGGAGACGGCTATGAAATGGCCGGCGAATTGGGACACACGATCCTGCCGGCCAAGCCGTCTTTGATCCCTCTGATCATGGAGGGAGACGAGTGTCCCAGAATGCAGGGACTGTCCCTGCGGAATGTGGGTCTCAAGGTAAAAAGCCACAAAGGGAAACTCATTTACCAGGAGCAGGGAGAATTACTCTTTACCCACTTTGGCCTTTCCGGCCCTCTTATCCTCAGCGCCAGCGCGCATATGCGGGATTTTGAGCGAGAACATTATACGGTGAGCATCGATCTGAAGCCGGCGCTGGACGAGCAGACCCTGGATGCCCGATTGGTGCGAGAGTTTGCTGAACAGTCCAATCGGGCATTTCACAATGTGCTGGAACGCCTTGTCCCCAGGCTGCTCATCCCCATCTTGGTGGAGCGCGCGGAGATTCCGGCGGAAACGCCGGCCAACTCTATTACCAGGAGCCAACGCCGCCGCCTGTTGGAGTTGCTGAAGGGGCTCAGTTTTACAGTCGAGGGCCCTAGAGGCGTGGAAGACGCCATTGTGACCAGCGGAGGCGTCAAGGTATCTGAAGTCGATCCGCACACCATGGAATCCAAACTGGTGAAGGGGCTTTTCCTTGCCGGGGAGCTCCTTGACGCAGACGGTTACACCGGAGGCTTTAACCTGCAAATTGCCTGGGCCACCGGCAGGGCGGCAGGGGAGGCGGCTGCGGACATGGAACGGTGA
- a CDS encoding MurR/RpiR family transcriptional regulator produces the protein MTRDILSVIQNSMPTFSKGQRLIARFILESYDKAAFMTASKLGKTVNVSESTVVRFAAELGYDGYPSMQKALQEMIRNKLTSIQRIEVANDRIGNQDILSMVMQSDIEKIRMTLEETDRASFRQAVDAILSAHRIYILGVRSAAALADFLGFYFNLIFDNIVLVHTTSASEIFEQLLRVGPEDVVIGISFPRYSSRTVKAMRFAKDRGANVIALTDSEASPLAEAATETLLAKSDMASFVDSLVAPLSLVNALIVAVGRRRNEDVEQIFADLEQIWSEYGVYEQVEEENH, from the coding sequence ATGACACGCGATATTCTCTCAGTCATTCAAAATAGTATGCCTACCTTCTCCAAAGGGCAAAGGCTCATCGCGCGCTTTATCCTGGAGTCCTATGACAAAGCGGCGTTTATGACGGCCAGCAAGTTGGGAAAGACGGTCAATGTCAGCGAGTCCACCGTCGTGCGCTTTGCCGCCGAGTTGGGTTATGACGGTTATCCCAGCATGCAAAAGGCACTGCAGGAAATGATCCGCAACAAATTGACCTCTATCCAGCGCATTGAGGTGGCGAACGACAGGATCGGGAATCAGGATATCCTGTCCATGGTCATGCAGTCGGATATTGAAAAGATCCGGATGACCTTGGAGGAGACAGACCGGGCCAGCTTTCGCCAGGCGGTGGACGCCATTCTTTCCGCCCATCGGATCTATATCTTGGGTGTGCGCTCAGCGGCAGCTTTGGCCGATTTCCTGGGCTTTTATTTCAATCTGATCTTTGATAATATCGTTTTGGTACATACCACCTCCGCCAGTGAGATCTTTGAACAGCTTCTCCGTGTGGGGCCGGAAGATGTGGTCATCGGGATCAGCTTTCCGCGCTACTCCAGCCGAACGGTAAAGGCCATGCGCTTTGCCAAGGACCGGGGGGCCAACGTCATTGCCCTGACCGATTCCGAGGCGTCGCCCCTGGCTGAAGCGGCCACCGAGACCCTGCTGGCCAAGAGCGATATGGCCTCCTTTGTGGACTCGCTGGTGGCCCCGCTGAGCTTGGTTAACGCCCTCATTGTGGCGGTAGGCCGTCGGAGGAATGAGGACGTGGAGCAGATTTTTGCCGACTTGGAGCAGATCTGGTCGGAATATGGCGTCTATGAACAGGTAGAGGAAGAGAATCATTGA
- a CDS encoding pseudouridine synthase: protein MEERLQKLLSAAGLCSRRTAEEYIEAGRVTVNGRAAKLGDKADLGRDTVALDGTEIGPAAEPVYLMLNKPRGYVTTLADEQGRKTVAELVSGCGVRVWPVGRLDLDSEGLLILTNDGALTHRLIHPSHEVDKQYLVMVAGDVEAALPILSRPMELDGIALAPAKVDRLGPNVLSVTIHEGRNRQVRRMCDQAGLTVKALRRVREGGVQLGGLKLGQWRHLTEEEISALYSL from the coding sequence ATGGAGGAACGCCTGCAAAAACTGCTATCTGCCGCCGGGCTGTGTTCCAGGCGGACAGCGGAGGAATACATCGAGGCCGGGCGGGTTACCGTCAATGGTCGAGCCGCCAAACTGGGGGACAAGGCCGATTTGGGCCGGGACACCGTGGCCCTGGACGGCACGGAGATCGGGCCTGCGGCGGAGCCGGTCTATCTGATGCTCAACAAACCCAGGGGGTATGTCACCACCCTTGCCGATGAACAGGGGCGGAAGACGGTGGCGGAACTGGTCTCCGGCTGCGGAGTTCGGGTATGGCCTGTGGGACGACTGGATCTGGATTCCGAAGGACTGCTGATTCTCACCAATGACGGGGCGCTGACACACCGGCTTATTCATCCAAGCCATGAGGTGGACAAGCAGTATCTTGTCATGGTTGCGGGAGACGTGGAGGCGGCGCTGCCCATACTGTCCAGGCCGATGGAGCTGGACGGCATCGCTCTGGCGCCTGCCAAGGTGGACAGGCTGGGGCCTAATGTGCTCTCGGTCACCATTCACGAGGGGCGCAATCGTCAGGTCCGCCGGATGTGCGATCAGGCTGGGCTCACCGTCAAGGCCCTGCGCCGGGTTCGTGAGGGGGGTGTTCAGTTAGGTGGCCTGAAACTTGGGCAGTGGCGGCATCTGACGGAAGAAGAGATATCCGCTCTCTATTCCTTGTAA
- a CDS encoding D-alanyl-D-alanine carboxypeptidase family protein, with translation MKRVCAAGLAACLLLFPHAAAVSGPPSVSAASAILVDAESGRVLYEKDAHTRRLIASTTKLMTALVAAESCIDLGENVTVEYADTRTEGSSLYLQVGEQITVEALLYGLLLHSGNDAALVLARYCGGDVKTFVEQMNQKARELGMADSHFENPNGLNADGHYSTAADMARLGIACMENETVAKIVATRSITLGNRTFVNHNKLLSQYEGCVGMKTGYTQLAGRTLVSAARRDGQLLVCVTLSDPDDWRDHAALFDYGFSTYPRQVLATRNRDFRMLPVAGSLVRFVGVKTASDVYFPLTEGEKVWAEIELPEQVQAPIEAEVPAGRLVFYVGEEPVGETPLVYASSVRRDAADKRPPIRELLKFFFP, from the coding sequence ATGAAACGTGTCTGCGCGGCTGGGCTGGCCGCCTGCCTGCTGCTTTTCCCCCATGCTGCTGCCGTCTCCGGTCCGCCTTCTGTCTCCGCCGCTTCCGCGATCCTTGTGGATGCGGAGAGCGGTCGGGTCCTCTATGAAAAGGATGCCCACACCCGGCGGCTCATCGCCAGCACCACCAAGCTCATGACTGCCCTAGTGGCGGCGGAGTCGTGCATCGACTTGGGTGAGAACGTTACGGTGGAGTACGCCGATACGCGTACAGAGGGCTCCTCCCTGTACTTGCAGGTAGGGGAGCAGATCACCGTGGAGGCGCTTCTTTATGGTCTGCTGCTCCACTCCGGAAACGACGCGGCCCTTGTCCTTGCCCGATACTGCGGCGGAGATGTGAAGACCTTTGTGGAACAGATGAATCAAAAGGCCCGGGAGCTGGGCATGGCAGACAGCCATTTTGAAAATCCCAACGGGCTTAACGCCGACGGGCACTACTCCACTGCGGCGGATATGGCCCGTCTGGGGATCGCCTGTATGGAGAATGAGACTGTGGCCAAAATTGTCGCCACCCGCTCGATCACGCTGGGAAACCGGACGTTTGTCAACCACAACAAACTTCTCAGTCAGTATGAGGGCTGTGTCGGAATGAAAACTGGCTACACACAACTGGCGGGGCGGACCTTGGTCTCCGCCGCACGGCGAGACGGCCAACTGCTGGTCTGCGTGACCCTGAGCGATCCCGATGACTGGCGGGATCATGCCGCCCTTTTTGACTACGGCTTCTCCACATACCCGCGCCAAGTGCTGGCCACCCGAAACCGAGACTTTCGGATGCTGCCTGTGGCGGGCAGCCTGGTCCGCTTTGTGGGTGTAAAAACAGCGTCAGACGTCTATTTTCCACTGACAGAAGGGGAGAAAGTCTGGGCTGAAATAGAGCTTCCGGAACAGGTCCAAGCTCCAATCGAGGCGGAGGTCCCGGCAGGGCGGCTGGTCTTTTATGTGGGGGAAGAACCTGTGGGAGAGACGCCACTGGTCTATGCTTCCTCGGTCCGGCGGGACGCTGCGGATAAAAGGCCCCCAATCCGGGAGCTCCTGAAGTTCTTCTTCCCTTGA
- the ytfJ gene encoding GerW family sporulation protein, which yields MEKNHPIGDLMSTTMQKIREMVDVNTIIGTPIRTDDGITLIPVSKLSFGFASGGSDFMTKNQKPEADNAFGGGSGAGVNISPVAFLIVKGDTVKLLPVAPPAGNTVDRVVELVPEMFDKVTGYMEKNKKEDKDTF from the coding sequence ATGGAAAAGAATCATCCCATCGGCGACCTGATGTCCACAACGATGCAGAAGATCCGGGAGATGGTGGACGTCAACACGATCATTGGGACTCCCATCCGCACCGACGATGGGATCACGCTCATTCCGGTCTCCAAGCTGTCGTTTGGCTTTGCCTCCGGCGGCAGCGACTTTATGACCAAAAATCAGAAGCCGGAGGCCGACAATGCCTTCGGCGGCGGCAGCGGGGCCGGAGTCAATATCTCCCCGGTGGCCTTTCTCATTGTCAAAGGAGATACTGTAAAGCTGCTGCCCGTGGCACCACCGGCGGGAAATACCGTGGATCGTGTGGTGGAGCTGGTGCCGGAAATGTTCGATAAGGTCACTGGTTATATGGAGAAGAATAAGAAAGAGGATAAAGACACCTTTTAA
- a CDS encoding DUF2953 domain-containing protein → MKALLILGAVFFGLLLFSQVRVGGTVVYAEQGLQILIRVGPLRIRVFPVKKKKERPSGPGTGAKPERKHKADADAVPEPKDTLELVRQFLPLAADAAGSLQKRIRVDDLDLTLTMAASDPAMAAAAFGGANAILGMVIPLLENNFNIRERKIRTAVDFDRHSPVIAIRAALSLSIGQGIAFAVHFGLRALGLLIKRNREAKAKTAA, encoded by the coding sequence GTGAAGGCGTTGCTGATTCTAGGCGCGGTCTTCTTTGGGCTGCTGCTTTTTTCCCAGGTCCGCGTGGGCGGAACCGTGGTGTATGCAGAGCAGGGGCTTCAGATCCTGATACGGGTAGGGCCTCTGCGCATACGGGTATTCCCTGTAAAAAAGAAGAAAGAGAGACCATCTGGCCCAGGCACAGGGGCAAAACCAGAGCGGAAGCACAAAGCGGATGCAGATGCGGTGCCGGAGCCGAAGGACACCCTGGAGTTGGTGCGGCAATTTTTGCCTCTGGCGGCTGATGCCGCTGGGAGCCTCCAAAAGAGGATAAGAGTAGATGATCTGGATCTGACACTCACGATGGCGGCGTCCGATCCAGCCATGGCTGCGGCTGCCTTTGGCGGCGCCAACGCAATACTTGGTATGGTAATCCCACTTTTGGAGAACAATTTTAATATCAGAGAGCGGAAAATCCGCACTGCGGTGGATTTCGACAGGCACAGCCCGGTCATTGCCATTCGGGCGGCGCTTTCGCTCTCCATTGGGCAAGGGATCGCCTTTGCCGTCCATTTTGGACTGCGGGCACTGGGCCTTCTGATAAAAAGAAACCGGGAAGCAAAAGCAAAGACAGCCGCTTGA
- the scpB gene encoding SMC-Scp complex subunit ScpB: MDLKEIESAMEGILFAAGEPVGVERICLALEIDRATADAVAQKLMDAYSYERRGIRLIKLDSSYQLCSAPEYAELIRKTFESRRPAKLSPPALEVLSVIAYYQPTTRAYVDQIRGVDSSYTVSLLLDRELIEECGRLAVPGRPILYRTTTTFLRSFGLSSLEELPELPSAGPEDGQITLEMQAALEKLRGEQTEDLTDEELLEAARELSATEADIPAAEE; encoded by the coding sequence ATGGACCTGAAAGAAATTGAGTCCGCTATGGAGGGCATCCTGTTCGCAGCAGGAGAGCCCGTGGGAGTGGAGCGGATCTGTCTGGCGCTGGAAATCGACCGGGCCACGGCGGATGCGGTGGCCCAGAAACTGATGGATGCGTACAGCTATGAGCGCCGGGGCATCCGCCTCATCAAGCTGGACAGCAGCTATCAGCTCTGCTCTGCGCCGGAGTATGCCGAACTGATTCGAAAAACCTTTGAAAGCCGCAGGCCGGCCAAACTTTCTCCGCCTGCTCTGGAGGTGCTGTCTGTTATCGCCTACTATCAGCCCACGACGCGAGCTTACGTGGACCAGATCCGCGGCGTGGACAGCTCGTATACCGTGAGCTTGCTGCTGGACCGTGAGCTCATTGAGGAGTGCGGACGCCTGGCTGTGCCGGGAAGGCCGATCCTATACCGCACGACCACTACCTTCTTACGCTCTTTTGGGCTCTCCAGCCTGGAGGAGCTGCCGGAACTCCCCAGCGCTGGCCCTGAGGATGGACAGATCACACTGGAAATGCAGGCGGCGCTGGAAAAGCTACGGGGTGAGCAGACGGAAGATCTAACCGATGAGGAGCTGCTGGAAGCCGCGCGGGAACTCTCCGCCACCGAAGCAGATATCCCGGCAGCGGAGGAGTGA